One window from the genome of Hippoglossus hippoglossus isolate fHipHip1 chromosome 6, fHipHip1.pri, whole genome shotgun sequence encodes:
- the ucmab gene encoding unique cartilage matrix-associated protein isoform X1 — MSCTYATVLALLAVLLALSLSPEAESAAVPSSTSSTTDPQGPLKRIFMKEADASNFFRRRSKRGAKSQDEINAEQRLVLAADQRKREFHEEQRNEFENYAEEENDEQDERTRQSTEQWREFHYDGMHPPQEYNRHSA; from the exons ATGTCCTGCACGTATGCAACCGTCCTCGCTCTCCTCGCCGTGCTCCTCGCACTCTCCT TGTCTCCAGAGGCCGAGTCTGCAGCTGTGCCCAGCAGCACAAGCAGCACTACAGATCCACAAG GTCCGCTGAAGAGGATTTTCATGAAGGAGGCCGATGCCTCAAACTTCTTCAGGAGACGCAGCAAACGGGGAGCGAAGTCCCAGGATGAGATTAACG CCGAGCAGAGGCTGGTTTTGGCTGCAGACCAGCGCAAAAGAGAGTTTCACGAGGAGCAGAGGAACGAGTTTGAGAACTACGCTGAGGAGGAGAACGATG AGCAAGACGAGAGGACCAGACAGAGCACCGAGCAGTGGAGGGAGTTTCACTACGACGGGATGCATCCTCCCCAAGAGTACAACCGTCACTCTGCCTGA
- the ucmab gene encoding unique cartilage matrix-associated protein isoform X2: protein MTTRHASPTHSAAVSPEAESAAVPSSTSSTTDPQGPLKRIFMKEADASNFFRRRSKRGAKSQDEINAEQRLVLAADQRKREFHEEQRNEFENYAEEENDEQDERTRQSTEQWREFHYDGMHPPQEYNRHSA from the exons ATGACAACCAGGCATGCATCACCCACACACTCTGCAGCAG TGTCTCCAGAGGCCGAGTCTGCAGCTGTGCCCAGCAGCACAAGCAGCACTACAGATCCACAAG GTCCGCTGAAGAGGATTTTCATGAAGGAGGCCGATGCCTCAAACTTCTTCAGGAGACGCAGCAAACGGGGAGCGAAGTCCCAGGATGAGATTAACG CCGAGCAGAGGCTGGTTTTGGCTGCAGACCAGCGCAAAAGAGAGTTTCACGAGGAGCAGAGGAACGAGTTTGAGAACTACGCTGAGGAGGAGAACGATG AGCAAGACGAGAGGACCAGACAGAGCACCGAGCAGTGGAGGGAGTTTCACTACGACGGGATGCATCCTCCCCAAGAGTACAACCGTCACTCTGCCTGA